In a single window of the Melissococcus plutonius ATCC 35311 genome:
- a CDS encoding metallophosphoesterase: MKKLSIISTTDIHGFLTCSNDEKQGLLSLPNLTKQIGEALLIDNGDYLVGSPLATFFNMTEKISPLIHLANQLGIDIMVPGNHDFDWGLAFLKRQVAAFNGVYLCANVVDTKDDLIFEPYKIIEKNGFKVGVIGVITGAMPHR, translated from the coding sequence ATGAAAAAATTATCAATTATTAGTACCACAGATATTCATGGATTCCTGACCTGTTCTAACGATGAGAAGCAAGGTCTACTTTCACTTCCTAATTTAACCAAACAAATAGGAGAAGCACTTCTGATTGACAATGGTGACTATCTTGTTGGTAGTCCATTAGCCACTTTTTTTAATATGACAGAGAAGATATCGCCTCTTATTCATCTAGCAAATCAATTAGGAATTGATATAATGGTACCTGGCAATCATGATTTTGATTGGGGACTTGCTTTTTTAAAACGTCAAGTTGCAGCTTTTAATGGTGTATATCTTTGTGCGAATGTAGTGGACACAAAAGATGACTTAATTTTTGAACCTTATAAGATCATTGAAAAAAATGGCTTCAAAGTTGGTGTTATTGGTGTTATTACAGGTGCTATGCCACACAGATAG
- a CDS encoding bifunctional metallophosphatase/5'-nucleotidase — MKNGLKIGIVGIVTDYINIWEKKENIQDITITDPFEAAKQALKEIKPLVDTTVCVYHGGFERDVKTGKQLTKTTENIGYKICEELEFDLLLTGHQHLLIEGNYINNTYVVQPSFSGLNYFKITIEKPLDTNKLIIESIIGKPGDFLENEITEKLLPIENKVQKWLDKPIGLLSQEMLTTDKKTMTIEGSSVIELIGAVQLAASQAQITCVSLANTSPGFHKKVTMRDIIATYPYTNQLITLQITGEQLKKILEKNSEYFSLDSNGYVIISPKYLYPKLEHYNYDYFIGISYVLDIRQPIGRRVTSLTYQEKEITNKDTFTLSLSNYRANGGGNFPIYTECSVLDEGSEEIVAMIVAFIQSKEMISIPRQLDYTILPK, encoded by the coding sequence TTGAAGAATGGGTTAAAAATCGGAATTGTTGGCATTGTAACAGATTACATCAATATTTGGGAAAAAAAAGAGAACATTCAAGATATTACTATCACTGATCCATTTGAAGCGGCAAAACAAGCATTAAAGGAAATAAAACCTTTGGTTGATACCACTGTTTGTGTTTACCATGGTGGTTTTGAAAGAGATGTTAAAACTGGAAAACAATTGACAAAGACAACTGAAAATATTGGTTATAAAATTTGCGAAGAATTAGAATTTGACTTACTTCTTACCGGTCATCAACATTTATTGATTGAAGGAAATTACATTAATAATACATATGTTGTACAACCCTCTTTTAGTGGATTGAATTATTTCAAAATAACAATAGAAAAACCATTAGATACAAATAAATTAATAATTGAATCAATTATTGGTAAACCTGGAGATTTTCTTGAGAATGAGATAACTGAAAAATTATTACCTATAGAAAATAAGGTCCAAAAATGGTTGGATAAACCCATTGGCCTATTAAGCCAAGAAATGTTAACAACAGATAAAAAAACAATGACAATAGAAGGAAGCTCTGTCATTGAGCTGATTGGAGCTGTTCAGCTAGCGGCTAGTCAAGCACAAATTACCTGTGTTTCTTTAGCAAATACGTCACCCGGGTTTCATAAAAAGGTGACTATGCGTGATATTATTGCAACCTATCCATATACCAATCAATTAATTACTTTACAAATTACAGGTGAACAATTGAAGAAAATTCTAGAAAAAAATAGTGAATATTTTAGTTTGGACTCAAATGGATATGTGATAATTTCACCTAAATATCTTTATCCAAAACTTGAACATTATAATTATGATTATTTTATAGGTATCTCTTATGTCCTTGACATCAGACAACCTATTGGCAGACGTGTGACTTCTTTAACTTATCAAGAAAAAGAAATCACAAATAAAGATACATTTACACTTTCACTTAGTAATTATCGGGCAAATGGAGGAGGGAATTTCCCCATCTATACAGAATGTTCTGTTTTAGATGAAGGATCAGAAGAAATTGTAGCGATGATTGTTGCATTTATCCAATCAAAAGAAATGATTTCTATTCCTAGGCAATTAGATTATACGATTTTACCTAAATAA
- a CDS encoding glucosaminidase domain-containing protein, producing the protein MKQKILPIVVSATLFSSALLLPTTSFAEKLTKPSVSVTSENSQSKNETVESSITTSETHQSTESGSSSTSTPSSSTTSSQETESSSSNGGISNHLPAEKPVIPSKEQQSKKESKTTNTVPVIEDKKEGKPVLEHTTIPNLDKIVVTKNQTTEEFIKKIGESARQVAHQYDLYASVMIAQAILESGSGNSGLASEPNYNLFGIKGEYDGASIVMKTQEDNGKGNLYTIDSAFRKYPSYKESLEDYAKLLKEGLTGNKDYYHGTWKSQTTSYKEVTHFLMGRYATDTQYAEKLNQLIDVYNLTAYDEWHEENDAAAQAAHATPMAIKKAAEEKKAEQKKKEKHMDTVKAATKALNNRMEQIKKRKEERTKTFLTQPQQFLFQLLINKNDSVK; encoded by the coding sequence ATGAAACAGAAAATACTACCTATAGTCGTATCTGCTACACTTTTCAGTAGTGCATTACTTTTGCCAACAACTAGTTTTGCTGAAAAACTAACAAAGCCATCCGTAAGTGTCACTTCTGAAAATAGTCAAAGTAAGAATGAAACCGTTGAGTCATCAATAACTACTTCAGAGACACATCAGTCAACAGAGTCTGGTAGCTCTTCAACCAGTACTCCCAGCTCCTCCACTACTAGTAGTCAGGAAACAGAAAGTTCTTCATCTAATGGTGGAATATCAAATCATTTACCAGCGGAAAAACCAGTAATACCATCAAAAGAACAGCAATCTAAAAAGGAATCTAAAACAACCAATACTGTCCCAGTAATAGAGGACAAAAAAGAAGGAAAACCAGTTTTAGAACATACCACTATACCAAATTTAGATAAAATTGTTGTTACTAAAAATCAAACAACCGAAGAATTCATTAAAAAAATTGGCGAATCTGCACGACAAGTCGCACATCAATATGATCTTTATGCATCTGTTATGATTGCACAGGCAATCTTAGAATCAGGTTCTGGTAATAGTGGGTTGGCTAGTGAACCGAACTATAATTTGTTTGGTATCAAGGGAGAATATGACGGTGCATCTATTGTAATGAAAACACAAGAAGATAATGGAAAAGGAAATTTATATACTATTGATTCAGCCTTTCGTAAATATCCATCTTATAAAGAATCTTTAGAAGATTATGCTAAATTATTAAAAGAAGGATTGACTGGCAATAAAGACTATTACCATGGAACCTGGAAAAGTCAAACAACCAGTTATAAAGAGGTAACTCACTTTTTGATGGGTCGTTATGCAACAGATACGCAATATGCTGAAAAATTAAACCAATTAATTGATGTTTATAACTTAACAGCTTATGATGAATGGCATGAAGAAAATGACGCAGCAGCACAAGCAGCACACGCTACACCAATGGCTATCAAGAAAGCTGCTGAAGAAAAAAAAGCTGAACAAAAGAAAAAAGAAAAACATATGGATACAGTAAAAGCAGCTACAAAAGCATTGAATAACAGAATGGAACAAATAAAAAAACGTAAAGAAGAACGAACAAAAACATTCTTAACACAGCCACAACAATTTTTATTTCAATTATTAATCAATAAAAATGATTCTGTTAAATAA
- the phnE gene encoding phosphonate ABC transporter, permease protein PhnE, with product MRKADKVKNYSIIIFLIFVIVYSVFGIDYSGIDKISLVAIKSVLVGLFHPDWQFIYDGSGEDLISLLFLTICIAFLGTLIATFLALPLTLLGARTLWKTHPWIAKIGKFICNVLRAFPELVYAIIFVKVVGPGPFAGVLAIGIHQIGMLGKLYIEELEAMNEEVIESMDAVGAGFWQTTFFARVPELAPTCFSLALNHFEIAVRSAATLGLVGAGGIGAPMIFAIQARSWNKVGIILLGIIFTVFVIDTATGYLRKKLQ from the coding sequence ATGAGAAAGGCGGACAAGGTAAAAAATTATTCAATCATTATTTTTCTTATTTTTGTTATTGTTTATTCTGTCTTTGGCATTGATTATTCAGGCATCGACAAAATTTCCTTGGTAGCGATAAAATCAGTTTTAGTTGGCTTATTCCATCCAGATTGGCAGTTTATTTATGATGGTAGTGGCGAAGATTTAATCAGCTTATTATTTTTAACGATCTGCATTGCTTTTTTAGGAACATTGATTGCCACTTTTTTGGCACTTCCACTGACCCTTTTAGGAGCCCGTACATTGTGGAAAACACATCCTTGGATAGCGAAAATCGGCAAATTTATTTGTAATGTTTTGCGAGCCTTTCCTGAACTTGTTTATGCCATTATTTTTGTTAAGGTAGTCGGTCCTGGTCCATTTGCCGGTGTGTTAGCTATTGGTATTCATCAAATTGGAATGTTAGGTAAACTATACATAGAAGAATTAGAAGCGATGAATGAAGAAGTCATCGAATCAATGGATGCAGTAGGTGCAGGTTTTTGGCAAACAACGTTTTTTGCACGTGTACCTGAGTTGGCACCTACTTGTTTTTCATTAGCATTAAATCATTTTGAAATTGCAGTTCGTAGTGCAGCAACACTTGGGCTAGTAGGTGCTGGTGGCATTGGTGCACCCATGATTTTCGCCATTCAGGCACGTTCTTGGAATAAAGTTGGAATTATTCTTTTGGGAATTATTTTTACTGTTTTTGTTATTGATACAGCAACTGGTTATTTACGTAAAAAATTACAATAG
- a CDS encoding 2',3'-cyclic-nucleotide 2'-phosphodiesterase has protein sequence METLAYWIPIVLSKADILLVSYHGGIERDMVTNQPTQYDTGEDQLYKIITSFPEIAGVIAGHQHRENVGCYKATDTLYVQPGYRGNVFGLFEFIEKNNQISKQAQLLSSKNYSASSFDYDQKRYQQWLEQPIDLTKFLTYIKSRIKVDHYLFQIQQSTIAGFLASFTISYRISVYHLSKAEWQHFVSQFSLKDEQIIFEASSIEKEDYQIVTNCHHLPFYRLEANYVYDIFDEYLCYLKSIETGEEK, from the coding sequence TTGGAAACCTTAGCGTATTGGATTCCAATTGTTCTTTCTAAGGCCGATATTTTACTTGTCAGCTACCATGGCGGTATTGAACGAGATATGGTAACAAATCAACCAACACAATACGATACAGGCGAAGATCAATTGTATAAAATCATTACAAGTTTTCCTGAAATAGCGGGTGTCATTGCTGGTCATCAACATAGAGAAAACGTTGGTTGTTATAAAGCAACAGATACCTTATATGTGCAACCAGGTTATCGGGGAAATGTTTTTGGTTTGTTTGAATTTATAGAAAAAAACAATCAAATAAGCAAACAGGCTCAACTGCTTTCATCAAAAAATTATTCAGCAAGTTCATTTGATTATGATCAAAAAAGGTATCAACAATGGTTAGAACAACCCATAGATTTAACGAAATTTTTAACCTATATAAAGAGTCGAATAAAGGTCGATCATTATCTATTTCAAATCCAACAATCTACAATTGCTGGATTTTTAGCGAGTTTTACAATTTCTTATCGTATTTCTGTTTACCATTTATCTAAAGCAGAATGGCAACATTTTGTAAGTCAGTTTTCCTTAAAAGACGAGCAAATTATTTTTGAAGCCTCTTCTATAGAAAAAGAGGATTATCAAATTGTCACTAATTGTCATCATTTACCATTTTATCGTCTAGAAGCAAATTATGTTTATGATATTTTTGATGAATATCTTTGTTATTTAAAAAGTATAGAAACTGGTGAGGAAAAATGA
- a CDS encoding metallophosphoesterase, which produces MSKTQQITIYYTSDIHGYLFPTDYVDKQDKRMGLLKCVPNFKKDENTLIIDGGDMLQGSAMATFCQKNRELGFPQAQVLNYAGYDFVTIGNHDVNFGTDYLYEYLDALKAKCICENIFQKQTNNYSLQ; this is translated from the coding sequence ATGAGCAAAACACAGCAAATAACAATTTATTATACTTCAGATATCCATGGGTATCTTTTTCCAACAGACTATGTAGATAAACAAGACAAAAGAATGGGATTGTTAAAATGTGTTCCAAACTTTAAAAAAGATGAAAATACATTGATCATTGATGGTGGCGATATGTTACAAGGTTCTGCCATGGCAACCTTTTGCCAAAAAAATCGTGAACTGGGTTTTCCACAGGCACAGGTATTAAATTATGCTGGTTATGATTTTGTCACCATTGGAAATCATGATGTGAATTTTGGTACTGACTATCTATATGAATATTTAGATGCTTTAAAAGCAAAATGTATTTGTGAAAATATTTTTCAGAAACAAACAAACAATTATTCCCTTCAGTAA